In Ostrea edulis chromosome 6, xbOstEdul1.1, whole genome shotgun sequence, a single window of DNA contains:
- the LOC125683782 gene encoding uncharacterized protein LOC125683782, producing MLLWIFCCLCVTVNGRLSPLTDDEILNTTSLAENDFVNKNTDVFRQLLNQETLIRIALVKNVHDLMKDMVDLKQNMGVTDRRYQDAEEEILLLKREVQTLKTESKNVKEQVLKFQLEFADIEDRFKTIESNFTKVANNRTEYENELDTKRQLFERNTSNVLEDVKIEVRHLSVTLLDLNKHFLDLDRSIPNLVENKLKIMSERLNESLDMGRENLLLSNSYHEQLSRNFSVLENHHYRIMEMMSNDINKTIYGLKAEVEQSQNDQLKLSSAVSSLEVFRLNMTLNSCDDINKTIYGLKAEVEQSQNDQLKLSSAVSSLEVFRLNMTLNSCGKAAPVGFTVGVTSSDSSWSGSTLVFPHVVYNGGNGYNPSTGIFTSPTDGTYVFFVNVNVYGGNYLYLDIVLNEVSKVRSMSHNTAQYMTGTNLAVLRLNKGDRVWIRRHRGKGYYSNSVPITTFSGFLL from the exons ATGCTGCTTTGGATATTTTGTTGCCTGTGTGTTACAGTTAACGGTCGATTGTCTCCCCtgactgatgatgaaatactCAACACTACTAGTCTGGCAGAGAATGACTTTGTTAACAAAAACACCGACGTCTTCAGACAATTACTAAACCAGGAGACACTGATCAGAATAGCGCTGGTTAAAAACGTCCACGATCTTATGAAAGATATGGtggatttaaaacaaaacatgggGGTCACGGACAGAAGATATCAGGACGCAGAGGAAGAAATCCTTCTCTTAAAACGAGAGGTCCAAACTCTGAAAACGGAGAGTAAGAATGTAAAGGAACAGGTTCTGAAATTTCAGCTGGAATTCGCCGATATTGAGGACAGGTTCAAAACGATTGAAAGCAATTTCACAAAAGTCGCAAACAACCGCACTGAATATGAAAACGAATTAGATACAAAACGACAATTATTTGAGAGGAACACATCAAACGTATTGGAAGACGTGAAAATTGAAGTTCGCCATTTATCTGTAACGCTTTTAGATCTGAACAAGCACTTTTTGGATTTGGATAGATCTATTCCAAATCTTGTAGAgaacaagttaaaaattatGTCCGAAAGACTTAATGAATCACTTGACATGGggagggaaaatcttcttctctctAACAGTTACCATGAGCAATTATCAAGGAATTTCTCTGTTTTAGAAAATCATCACTACAGAATAATGGAAATGATGTCAA ATGACATTAACAAAACTATTTATGGTCTCAAAGCGGAAGTTGAACAATCCCAGAATGATCAGTTGAAGTTGTCGTCTGCTGTGTCATCCCTGGAGGTTTTCAGACTGAATATGACCTTGAATAGTTGTG ATGACATTAACAAAACTATTTATGGTCTCAAAGCGGAAGTTGAACAATCCCAGAATGATCAGTTGAAGTTGTCGTCTGCTGTGTCGTCCCTGGAGGTTTTCAGACTGAATATGACCTTGAATAGTTGTG GGAAAGCAGCTCCTGTAGGATTTACTGTGGGCGTGACGAGCTCCGATTCTTCCTGGTCTGGTAGTACCTTGGTGTTTCCTCACGTTGTTTATAATGGTGGGAATGGATATAATCCCAGCACCGGAATCTTTACCTCACCCACGGACGGGACATACGTGTTCTTTGTCAATGTTAATGTGTACGGTGGTAATTATCTATACTTAGATATTGTTCTTAATGAAGTCTCAAAAGTTAGATCAATGTCACATAATACTGCACAGTACATGACGGGAACAAACCTGGCCGTCCTTAGGTTAAACAAAGGAGACAGAGTTTGGATCAGACGACACCGCGGAAAAGGATATTATTCCAACTCTGTGCCCATAACAACATTTTCTGGCTTCCTTCTCTGA